Part of the Thermoproteales archaeon genome is shown below.
GTAAAATATATTGTAAAACTGTAAAATACGTGGAATCATGCCTTCAAATAATGTTAGCGCAAGTCGTAGAGCGGCTTTAATGGGCGTTATGGCAGCTGTTTACTACGTGTTTCTGTGGTTACCAGGTATTCCAGCTATAGGTATTCCCGAAGTTAAGATAGATCTTGGCGCGTCTTTTGCTCCTATTCTTGGCCTGTTGCTAGGCCCTTATCTCGGATTCCTTGCTGCTCTTTTAGGGGATATAGTTAAAGTATCCGCTCCTCCCAGCATTCACGGGCTTCCATTTATATTATGTCCCCCTGCAAGCGCGTTTGCTGCAGGATATATAACCCGGAGTAGGTGGAAAGAACCTCTTGCCTTGCTTTCTGTGCTGCTGATAGCTGCATCTTTTACACCGGTTTTCTTCCCAATTACAGAACAGGGTTATATCTACTTACTAGGATTTTTCGATAAGATAATTGCACTATTACTTATTCCAGTAGCTGCATTTCTTTCCAAAGGCGGTAAGAAAGCATATTTTCATGCGGCTCTGTTCATAGCCATGTTCGTAGGTAATGAAACAGATGCAGCACTAGGAAATTTAATGTTTTCTCTACCAGTGGTCTACAACGGTATTTTCGGAATACCAAACGTCGAGGCTGTCCGTGGACTTTTCGCCGTTAGCCCCCTTGTATATCCAGCTATTAGATTGATTCAAGCAACTATAGGCTACGCGATTGCAGTTCCACTGCTTAAGGTGATAACTCGAGTGAAAACTTTAAAAGAGTTCATATATCTGCATGAATTTGAAGATAAAATATAAAAAGTGTGTATTATATGGCATATGGAAACAACGAGGATCCTATAATAAAGCTCGAAAACCTAACTTATTTTTATCCTAACACTGAAACTCCTGCCATAGAAAACGTAAACTTGACAATTTATAAAGGAGAGTTTATAGTTATAGCTGGACCATCTGGTGGTGGAAAGTCTACTCTATGTAGAGTGTTAAACGGTATTATACCGCATTTCTACGGCGGAGAACTTAAAGGTAAAGCCTTTGTGAACGGAGTAGATGTTAAAAATTCAACTATTAGCGAGCTGTCAAGATACGTAGGTTTGGTTTTTCAGAATCCTGTAAATCAAATTGTAAACTTAACTGTCGAAGAGGAAATAGCTTTCGGTCTAGAAAACATTATGTTCCAGCCGGAGGTTATAGAAGAGAGGATATCTTGGGTTTTAGAAGTCTTGAATATAGAGCATTTAAGAAATAGGCCGACGTACGCGCTGTCAGGCGGGGAGCTCCAGAAAGTAGCTTTAGCCAGTATCCTAGCTTTAAAACCTGAAATACTAGTCCTAGACGAAACAACAGCAAACATGGATCCGTATAGCGCTAGGGAATTCTTGGAGTTGCTGAAAAAGATTTGGAATGAAACAGGCGCAACGGTAATACTAGTAGAGCATAGACTTTCAGAAGCACTTCAACACGCAAATCGTTTAATACTTTTTAATAGGACAGTCGCAGCCGATGGAATACCTCGCGAAATTTTGAAAAGCGATCTTTTAGAGGATATGGGGATAGAAGTTCCTCCCGTGGCTCGGCTTTCTAAGAAAATTGGCGTAGACAATCTGCCATTAAACGTTGGAGAGGCAGTAGAGGTGCTGAAAGAATGGCTAATCATGAAATAATTAAAGTAAAAAATCTATGGTATACATACCTCAACGGTTATACTGCTCTAAAAGGAATAAATATAGAAATAAACAGTAAGGAGTTCATAGCTGTTGTGGGAGCCAACGGCTCTGGAAAAACAACCCTAATAAAACACTTTAATGGTTTATTAAAGCCAACCAAGGGTAGGGTAACAGTTTATGGTATGGATACACGAACGACAAGCGTAGCCGAGCTCTCACGTTATGTCGGAGTTGTTTTTCAAAATCCTTTAAACCAGTTTTTTGAAGAAACTGTTGAAGATGAGGTCGCCTTTGCTCTTAAAAATTTTAAGGGGAACGTAGATTCAGAGGAAATAGCGAGGATTCTCCGAGAGCTTGGAATTGAGCATCTCCGTCGCAAATCTCCTTTCGAAGCATCGTTGGGTGAGCAGAAGAGGATAACGCTTGCATCAGTGCTCGTTTACGAGCCTGATTTCGTAGTATTGGACGAGCCTACCGTAGGTTTAGATTATAAATCTAAGATGAGGCTTTTGAAGATACTCACAGAACTATATGGTAGAGGAAAAATCATACTGGTGGTATCACACGATATTGAGTTTCTAGCTAAAGCACCTTTAACCCGTATAATTATATTAAACAATGGAAATTTAGTTTTTGATGGTTCTCCCAGAGAAGCTTTCTATAATCTACCCTTACTTTACTCTTCTCGTCTCGTTCCTCCTCAAATACCTGATCTTATAATCAGACTAAACCTGGAGAAGTACTTCAAGCCGCTAAACGATGAAGAGGCATATGAAATTGTAAAATCATTAGTTAAGGAGGCACTGGTTGATGTTCGCAAACGATATTAGCTACGCGTTTTTATACGATAGAAAAGATACGTTCCTATACAAGTTAGATCCTAGAATAAAGCTTTTCTACGTTGTGATAACGACGCTAGCTGTGTTTTTTGCAAGAGACCCCATAGTTGCGGCTACGATACTTTTACTCCAGGTCATCGTAGCCTCTCTAGGAGGATTATTGAGAAAGATTGCTTCGCTAGTTAAAGGTTTAATACCTTTCCTATTGATTATAATGGTCTTTAACACCATCCTAGTTTATTTAACCTCTTTCACGATTGATTTTGACGCTTTAACATATACTTTTTTCATGATGATAGTTAGAGTTTTCACGGCATTAGTAGCGTTCACCATCTTAATGTCTACCACTAGTCCGCAAGAAATTATGCAGGCGCTGGTTAAAATGAAAATAAGCTATGTTTACGCCTATCCGCTCGTCATAACGTTTCGTTTTATACCGATAATTTTCACGGAGATGAAAAACATCTATGACGCGCAAAGATCTAGAGGATTAGAGCTAGAAAAGGGAAATATAATAGAGAAATCTAGAAAGCTCATTCCCATAATAATCCCATCGATTGTATGCGCATTGTTTAGGGCAAAAGATCTGGCTGAGGCTATGGAGTCGAGAAGTTTCGGAGCGTTGCCGAAAAGAACTTTCTATAAACAATTAAGAATTAAAAAACTTGATATACTATTCCTAGCCTCGACATCTCTAGCCGAGATAGCCTGTTTCATTTTAACTTCTTTACCTTTTCTTGGATTTTAAATGAGTTAAGAATTTAAAAGGTGGAGGCGTACGATTAATATGGGCAAACTCTGGAGCTACATACTACCTTTACCTATTGAATCGATGGATCAGTTAAAGGTTTTACTCTCGGTTTTCAGCTCTGAAATTTCAATAGAAATTCTCAAAAATATAAAGTTAGAAGGTAAAACTTACCAGAAGGAGTTGCTTAAAAAACTTCCCTATTCTAGCAAAACTATAATTTTAAAATTGAAACAGCTAGTTTCTTCAGGAGTTTTGGAGGAAGGTGTTGAACAGAAAAAAACGAAGGGAAAAACGGTTTGGGTTAAGTGGTATACTCCAACTTTTATGGGAAAGTGGATCATAACTCTATTAACGCCGTTCGACCAGATAGATCCTAAAGAAATGGATAAAATTTCAAAGGAGCTTTTTAAAATCTATTCAGCTAGTCTGGCAGAGCTCTGTCTGTTACTAGGTTTAAGCCTAGAAGAATACCTGGAAATTCTTAGCAGTGAATTTCTGGAAAAAGCGCAAGTTCCCTTGTATAAAAAATACGAAAACCCTGACGTAGTAGTTTTTGATCTTTTAAATCTAGGCATAAAAATTCACGTAAAAGACTTAAAGTCGGCTGATAAAATTAAGGAGTTATCTTTTAAATATGGAGGATCTGCTGTCGACTTTTCTACATATCTTAGCCGCTTAGGAGCTAAGGTTATTTTTGTCGGCAAGTTTTGCAAAGATGAAGCTTCGAGAAAAGTTTTGGACGCTTTAATAAGAGAGCACGTGGGTTTTGTCAGCGTAGCCACTGAGGGAAAAAGGTTGCCATGTATAATACTTTTTTCTGATGATAGGGGGAATCAAAAAATATTAAGAGAGGAAGAAGGAATAAACTTTTCTTTACAGTCACCGGCGGAGATCGACTGGAGTATTATCGATAAATGCAAAATTGTGTATATTGGCGAAGTATATAAGGAAGTGGCGGAAATGGTGTCTTCATACGCTAAAACGAGAAATAAAATTATAGTCTATAGACCCTATCTCCTATACCTAGAATATGATATTCGTGATCTGCGTGAAGTATTGCATAATGTTGACGTTTTCATAATTGATGAAAGAATTAGCCAGAAACTTGAAGTAAACGATAATACACTAAAAAATTTGTGTGCGGGAAACTGCGTGAAAATAGAAGCTAACGCTGTAAAAGTTTACTCAAAGAATTCAATAGCTAAGATTCCATTTAGAAAACCAAAAAGGAACTATATTAAAAAGTTTGCTGACTTGCTAACAGCATATTTAGTTAAAGGTCTATTAGATGGAAAAAAGGTTGTAGAAGCGGTTAAGTACGGAGTAAAAATCTTAGAAAAAAATAGTAAAAAAATTAGATGATTTTAGATTATGTACTAAGTTTAGCTTTTGCTAACTTGTTTAGACAGCTCTAAACCACTGGCAGTCTTTGCATCTGCCTGGCATTAACGAAGTTATTGCACAGTTCTTTCTGACTCTGGCTGGTGAGAACACCATCTTCGGGTTGAAGGCTACCGCGTTAGTTGATAGTGTGGCTGTTACAGGCTCGGAGGTTAAGAAGCATGGGAAGTCGGCTAGTCTTAGGAGGGCGGAAGCTCTTACAGTTATAGCACATCCTGGATAAGTGTACCACTGCGGATTCATTATTATTTCGTTCTTGGTTATTGGTGATAGGTCAATTGGGACTTTAGCTACTTTCGGAGCGGTTCCTTTTGGATAGGTCTCCCATAGGAGTTTCCATCCTCTGAATATAGTGTCCATAAAGTCTACGTTGTGTAGCTCAGCGGCTACTCCTCTATTTGGATACTTGTTGTTGTAGGACCAGAATCTCTTGTAGAGCAAGTCGATGATCATTGGAGCAGTAAATGCATCAAGCTCTAGGATGTATTCTACTGCGGCGGCTAGTGATCCAGTT
Proteins encoded:
- a CDS encoding carbohydrate kinase family protein; this encodes MGKLWSYILPLPIESMDQLKVLLSVFSSEISIEILKNIKLEGKTYQKELLKKLPYSSKTIILKLKQLVSSGVLEEGVEQKKTKGKTVWVKWYTPTFMGKWIITLLTPFDQIDPKEMDKISKELFKIYSASLAELCLLLGLSLEEYLEILSSEFLEKAQVPLYKKYENPDVVVFDLLNLGIKIHVKDLKSADKIKELSFKYGGSAVDFSTYLSRLGAKVIFVGKFCKDEASRKVLDALIREHVGFVSVATEGKRLPCIILFSDDRGNQKILREEEGINFSLQSPAEIDWSIIDKCKIVYIGEVYKEVAEMVSSYAKTRNKIIVYRPYLLYLEYDIRDLREVLHNVDVFIIDERISQKLEVNDNTLKNLCAGNCVKIEANAVKVYSKNSIAKIPFRKPKRNYIKKFADLLTAYLVKGLLDGKKVVEAVKYGVKILEKNSKKIR
- a CDS encoding ATP-binding cassette domain-containing protein — encoded protein: MANHEIIKVKNLWYTYLNGYTALKGINIEINSKEFIAVVGANGSGKTTLIKHFNGLLKPTKGRVTVYGMDTRTTSVAELSRYVGVVFQNPLNQFFEETVEDEVAFALKNFKGNVDSEEIARILRELGIEHLRRKSPFEASLGEQKRITLASVLVYEPDFVVLDEPTVGLDYKSKMRLLKILTELYGRGKIILVVSHDIEFLAKAPLTRIIILNNGNLVFDGSPREAFYNLPLLYSSRLVPPQIPDLIIRLNLEKYFKPLNDEEAYEIVKSLVKEALVDVRKRY
- a CDS encoding energy-coupling factor transporter transmembrane protein EcfT, which encodes MFANDISYAFLYDRKDTFLYKLDPRIKLFYVVITTLAVFFARDPIVAATILLLQVIVASLGGLLRKIASLVKGLIPFLLIIMVFNTILVYLTSFTIDFDALTYTFFMMIVRVFTALVAFTILMSTTSPQEIMQALVKMKISYVYAYPLVITFRFIPIIFTEMKNIYDAQRSRGLELEKGNIIEKSRKLIPIIIPSIVCALFRAKDLAEAMESRSFGALPKRTFYKQLRIKKLDILFLASTSLAEIACFILTSLPFLGF
- a CDS encoding ABC transporter ATP-binding protein translates to MAYGNNEDPIIKLENLTYFYPNTETPAIENVNLTIYKGEFIVIAGPSGGGKSTLCRVLNGIIPHFYGGELKGKAFVNGVDVKNSTISELSRYVGLVFQNPVNQIVNLTVEEEIAFGLENIMFQPEVIEERISWVLEVLNIEHLRNRPTYALSGGELQKVALASILALKPEILVLDETTANMDPYSAREFLELLKKIWNETGATVILVEHRLSEALQHANRLILFNRTVAADGIPREILKSDLLEDMGIEVPPVARLSKKIGVDNLPLNVGEAVEVLKEWLIMK